The sequence AAGGGTCACAGCAGGATTCAAATGAGCACCAGGACTACCCAAGGCCTTTGCCACCAAAACTCCAAAACAAACGGCCAAAGCCCAAGCTGTGGTAATGGTGATCCATCCTCCATCTTTTGCTTTTGATTTTTCTAATAAAACACCCGCAACGACGCCATCACCCAGTAAAATAAGAACAGCAGTACCAAAAAATTCTCCGACGAGTTCCAAATTTGCCCCCTATGGCTTTTGTAAGGACTTTATCTAAAGGGACATAGAACTTCCATCAACCTTTTTTGAAAGGCCATCCCTCCAATTTATTCTAGGATTTTCCATTGAATCATAAATCGTGGGAAAATAGACCATGAAAAATAGCGCACTTGAGTATCACTCTAGGTTTCCGAAAGGAAAAACCAAAGTAGTTCCGACAAAACCAACGGAGAACAGTTACGACCTGTCCTTGGCCTACTCACCGGGAGTCGCTTACCCTTGCCTCGAAATTGAAAAACAACCTGATCTCGTTTATGAATACACAAACCGAGGAAATTTAGTCGGAATCATTACCAATGGAACTGCCATTTTAGGTCTTGGTAATATTGGAGCTTCCGCTGGAAAACCAGTCATGGAAGGAAAGGCAGTTTTATTCAAAAAATTTGCCGGCATTGATGTGTTTGATATTGAAATCAATGAAACCGATCCTGAAAAATTCATTACGATTGTTAAGGCCCTTGAACCAACGTTTGGTGGTATCAACTTGGAAGACATCCGTGCCCCAGAATGTTTCCATATCGAAAAAACTTTAGATGAAAGTATGAAAATTCCTGTGTTTCATGATGACCAACATGGAACTGCAATCATCTCTACTGCTGCCTTATTAAACTCATTAGAAATTACCGGTAAAAAAGCTGGTAATATCAAAGTTGTGATCAACGGAGCGGGAGCTGCTGCGATCTCGATTGCTGAGATGTTAACACATATCGGAGTCAAACATGAATCCATTTTTATGTTGGATTCTCGCGGTGTGATCAATCACAAACGAACTAATTTACATGAAACCAAGTTACCTTTTGTTCGTAACACCGAAGCAGAAACGTTAGCAGATATTTTTCCTGGAACGGATCTATTTATTGGAGTCTCTGTTGCCAATGTGGTGACTGAAGCCATGGTAAAAACGATGGCTGAGAAACCTATTATGTTTGCTCTTGCCAATCCCGATCCAGAAATTCCTTATCCAGATGCAAAACGTGCAAGACCTGACCTCATCATGGCAACCGGTCGCAGTGATTACCATAACCAAGTAAACAACGTACTTGGATTTCCATTTATCTTTCGCGGAGCTTTAGATGTTCGTGCAAAAGTTGTGAATATGGAAATGAAGTTAGCTGCCGCTTATGCGTTAAGCGAACTCACAAAACTTCCTGTCCCTATCGAAGTTTCTGAAGCTTACAACGAAAAGGAAATTCGATTTGGTGCTGATTATATCATTCCAAAACCTTTGGACGCAAGAGTTCTTTACCATGTGGCTCCGGCCGTGGCAGAAGCTGCTGTCAAAACAGGAGTGAATCAAGTAGAGTATCCTGGTCGCGAAGCTTATATAAAGTTTTTGGAATCCATCATGGCTCAACAACAAGAGCCCATCAGTGCTTTAGAAATCTAAATACAAATCATTTAAGAATCTGTGGTTTCGCTCGTTTGAAACTAAACAATCGAAAACTTTGTATTTAGATTCCTGTTACTTCCTTTGTTTCAAATTTTGTTTTAATTGGTTTTCAACAGTTTTATTTAATCTTCTCTGCGATCCAACTATCAACTGCTAATTGGCCACCGCCAGTGAACATCAAAATCACAGCAATTCCAATGGCTAAGATATGGTATTCAAATCCTTCGCCTGTTTGGTTGTTGAACCAGTTCATAAAAAAGCCGTTTTTTCTTACATAAATGGCTGCTCCGATCATGGTTAGTCCAATCCCGAGCGAAGAAAGCCTTGTGAAAAATCCGAAGATGAGTCCAAGTGCCCCGAAAGATTCGGCAACGATGACTAAAAATCCTATGGCATAGGGGATTCCTTCCGATTTAAAAAAATCCAAAGTGGCAGAAAACCCATACCCTCCAAACCAACCACATAACTTTTGTAATCCGTGAGGTAAAATCACAAAACCTAAAACCAATCTGAGTAAGGTAAAAAACCAACTTGATTCAGTGTAGAATAACTTTTCGAACATATCTAATTCCTTTTGTAAGTGTTGTTTGTATCTTACGGAAAAAGAGGTTTTTGGTAAATGGAGAGAATTTGATTTTTATGGTAGTTTTCGTTTTAGGCGTCTAAAATTTTCAGGTGAGTTGTTTGTGAGGTTTTTAAAGAATTTACTAAAATAAGAATTATCTTCGAACCCTAAAGTCAAAGCAATTTGGTTGATATTCAAATCAGAATGTAGTAACAGTCGTTTGATTTCCAAAACCAACCTTTCTTGGATGATTGCTTTTGCAGACTTCCCATATTGTTTTTGGCATAATTGGTTTAAATTTCCAGAGGAAGTTCCAATTTGTTTTGCATAATACGAAGTGGTTTTTTGGTCTTTAAAATGATTTTCTAATAAACGAAAAAAATCCCCTAACTTAGAATCAATGGTTATGTTACTTGTATATGAGGTATTAAATTCCTTCAAGGATTGTTGTAATACCAGCTGAATGAGAACATAGGTCATAGAAGAACTTGGTTTGGAATTCTTTTCTATGAGTAGTCTTTCAAAATCGTTAGTTAATTGTTTTGCCTCAGCGACCACGAGTTTTGAGTTTTCATTTCCCAATTGGAAAAAGGGAAAGTTTTGAAAACTGGTGACCTGCCCCCCATGTTCCGTAAGGTATTCGGGATAAATCTTCAATGCAAAACCATTTACTGGTTTGGTAAAAGTCCAAGAATGCACTTGGCCTGGTCTTAAGAAAAAAAGACTATTTTCAGTAATGGAATGTGAATGGAAGTCGATGGAGTGGATCCCTTCTCCTTCCGTAAAATAGAACAACGCAAAATAAGAATGTCTGTGAGAACTTTCAAAGTCCTGAAATTCGTTTGGCAATTCCTCCAGTCGTCCCACGTAAAAGTAAGGATTTTTGCCATCTTCATGAACATCTGTTAAGTGGACCATGGGAATGGTTTTGAATTCCGTTGGGATTTTGAATGGAGGATTCAGTGTTTTCAATTTTGGAACAATTCTATGGATATTAATCCTAAATCGGATTACGAAAAAAAAATCTAAAAATTTACAAAATGGGATAAAAAAGTTCTTGTAAGATTTTGTGCAACGCACATAACTGTGTTGTGCGTTGCACAATTAGTTGAAAACCAGGAGCTAAATTATGGAAAAACAAATCATGGACATTCTTAACGCAGGTATCGGACTTTTCCAATCAGGAAAAGAGGGTCTTGATAAGGCAAAAACTCAGTTGGAAACAACTTACAATGAATTAGTATCCAAAGGTGCTTTGGACAATACGGAAGATTCTGTAAAGATTCGCCAATCCGTTGATAAAATCCTAACAGACATTAAAGAATTCTCTAGTGTTGCTGGAAAAAACTACGACGAAACTCGTTCTAAAATCGTAGATAACTACAACAAAATTGCTGAAGAAATCAAAGCAAAAATGCCTGAAGGAAAAATTGAATCCGTAAAAGCAAAAATCAATGAAGTTGCGGAATCTATCAAAAAAACAGGTGCTGCAAAAGCATAAGTTTCTTTAAAGAAGAGAGGTCGGATTTCCGGCCTTTTCTCTTTTCTTTTCAGTTGTTTTGAGTCTTCATTTATCATTTTTCTCATTTGATTCTTTTAAAATTCTAAAACCTTTAATTCTTCGCTGACTCCAGTTTTACTGATTCACTTTCCCTATTGACAGAGGATCATTTTTACTTCAATCTGGAATCAATGTTTCGTTTCCATTTATCATTCATTTCTATTTTTTTATTTTGTATTTCATGTTCTTTGGCTGATTTACGACCACCCGCCTTACAAAAAGAAGGTTTAAATCCCGACCTAAAGAAAAAAGGATTATCAATCATTACAAATCCTCCTGTGAAAGAACTCACACCAGGCAATTGGAAAGATTACAAACAAATTCAATTTGTGATCAAAGATGTATGGCATTCTAAGTTTGTTCGATTTTTTACACCCATCAAGGATCCAGAACAAAGGCTTCGTGTGTACTTAGATTTTGAAAAAGATGCGATGGAAGTGGAGTTTCTTGGAGGAGAAAAAAAAGGACTGATCCTTGGCCTTGTCAAAAAAGATACCTACCAAATTGCTGCTGATACAGGAAAAGTTTTTACTGGCGATGATGAAGTCCGAGTTTATTTAGAGTCCCTTCGTTTGTATTTAACACTTCCATGGCGACTCACAGAATATCCTATCGTTCAATATTCAGGTCCCATTCAAAAGTTAGGCCAAGATTATGAAGTGGTTTATTTTACATCTGTCCAAGTCGGTGCTACTCCTGACACAGACCAATATGTTGGTTATTTTGAAAAAACAAGTGGTGCCTTAGAATGGATGGAGTTTACTTACCGAGAACTGTTTAGTTTTTACAAAGGTGTGATCAAATACGGATACTATGAAGTTTGGAACGACAAACAATACCCTAGACGAATTAGTATTTTAGACAAGTTTGAAGATTCTGATTTTGTTCACGAAATTCGAATCGAAAAAATGGAAATTCCTAAACAACCAATGGAAGAAGAAGATAAGGTATTGGAATTACCGGAGTAGCGAAAGGGATCGTAGCGGAAATCCTGCTTTGCAGATTGCAGCGGAGAGCCCGGTCCACCACCATTTGGGTGGTGGATTCGCCCAAACAAATATTTAAAAGTTGTATTTGGATACGGAAAGGTTCAACCACTACTAAAGAAATAGTAGTGGTGAATTTTTAATTTAAAGTAAATCGAATGGGAACAAGCACCTTAACGGTGATGGCTTTCCCTTCTAAAATGGATGGAGAAAATCGTTTTCTTCGATACACTTTGACGGCTTCTTCTTCGAGACCACCACCTAACTGCTTACCTACGGATCTAACTCGTAAGACTTCACCAGTGTTTCCGATGATGACTTCTAAAGTCATTGTTCCTGTGAGACCAAGTGCCTTTGCCTCAGAAGTATATTCGGGACGAACATTTGGTGAGAGGTCTACTGGAGAAGTGGCCCCAGAAACGATGGGATCAGAAGCTCCAGCAATCCTTGGGTCTTCTTTTTTCTCTTCCTTTTCTTTGTCGGTAAGATCAAAATCACCATCTGTTGGTTTGGAGTCGGTAGATGGTTCTTGGATTTGCACATTATCGATGAAAGCAACTTCTTCCACAAGGTCGTCCAAACTATCAGTTTCTAAATGAGGTGTGAACCAAAAGAGAATGATGATAGCCTGGAGGAAGGCAGAAATAGCGAGACCAGTCTCAATTCTGTATCTGTCAATGAACCGATGGATTCTTTCGCGTTTGGATCTTTTTTGTGTAACAACTGTTCCGTTCACGTTACTTTCCTTTTAACCCGCCACCTTGAGTGGTCTTGGTAACGAGAGAAACCTTTAAGGCTCCAATCTCTCGGAGAGTTTCGAAAACATTATCCAACTCTTCATAGGTTAGATCTTGATCAGCATGGATCAAAACTTTTAAGTCAGGTGTAGTGGAAATTTTAGCTCTGATTTCACTCATAGCTTCGTTAAGTTCCATCTTCACTGAGTTAAAATAGACAGTTCTCTTTTCATCAGCAGTTAGATAAAGATTGGCAATCTTTTTGTTTAACTGTTCTCCACCAGGAACATCTGGTAAATTGATGGGAAGGTCTGGATCCGAATCTAGTACGGAGGTTACCATAAAGAACACGAGAAGTAAGAAGGCAATGTCTGCCATCGAACTTACGGGAACTGAAGGTGCGACTCTCTTTCTTCGTAACATATTATTTCTTCTTTCTCACTGAGATTTTTTCAAATCCACGAAGTTGAACTGCTGATAAAGCATCCAACATCTTTGCATATTTGGTATCACCGGTTGTAACAATGAGTGCTAGTTTGTTTTTAAGATCCGGGATTTCCATTTGGTTTAGATCATCACGAAATTCTTTTAAACTAGAATATTCTTTGGTTCCGAATGCTGTGTTACGCATCTTGTATCGATCTTGTGTTACCAAAATTTCATATACATTTTTACGTAAAAAAGGCTGAGGTTCGGATTGTTTGCGAGGAAGGGAAATGTTGAGTCCTTCCTTTACAAAAAATACAGCAGTTACCATAAAAAATACCAAGAGCAGAAAAGCAATATCCGACATGGATGCTGCCGATATCTCCTCTAGTTCTTGTTTTTTCTTTAACTTAATCATGGTTAG comes from Leptospira harrisiae and encodes:
- a CDS encoding malic enzyme-like NAD(P)-binding protein; its protein translation is MKNSALEYHSRFPKGKTKVVPTKPTENSYDLSLAYSPGVAYPCLEIEKQPDLVYEYTNRGNLVGIITNGTAILGLGNIGASAGKPVMEGKAVLFKKFAGIDVFDIEINETDPEKFITIVKALEPTFGGINLEDIRAPECFHIEKTLDESMKIPVFHDDQHGTAIISTAALLNSLEITGKKAGNIKVVINGAGAAAISIAEMLTHIGVKHESIFMLDSRGVINHKRTNLHETKLPFVRNTEAETLADIFPGTDLFIGVSVANVVTEAMVKTMAEKPIMFALANPDPEIPYPDAKRARPDLIMATGRSDYHNQVNNVLGFPFIFRGALDVRAKVVNMEMKLAAAYALSELTKLPVPIEVSEAYNEKEIRFGADYIIPKPLDARVLYHVAPAVAEAAVKTGVNQVEYPGREAYIKFLESIMAQQQEPISALEI
- a CDS encoding DoxX family protein, translated to MFEKLFYTESSWFFTLLRLVLGFVILPHGLQKLCGWFGGYGFSATLDFFKSEGIPYAIGFLVIVAESFGALGLIFGFFTRLSSLGIGLTMIGAAIYVRKNGFFMNWFNNQTGEGFEYHILAIGIAVILMFTGGGQLAVDSWIAEKIK
- a CDS encoding AraC family transcriptional regulator, which codes for MKTLNPPFKIPTEFKTIPMVHLTDVHEDGKNPYFYVGRLEELPNEFQDFESSHRHSYFALFYFTEGEGIHSIDFHSHSITENSLFFLRPGQVHSWTFTKPVNGFALKIYPEYLTEHGGQVTSFQNFPFFQLGNENSKLVVAEAKQLTNDFERLLIEKNSKPSSSMTYVLIQLVLQQSLKEFNTSYTSNITIDSKLGDFFRLLENHFKDQKTTSYYAKQIGTSSGNLNQLCQKQYGKSAKAIIQERLVLEIKRLLLHSDLNINQIALTLGFEDNSYFSKFFKNLTNNSPENFRRLKRKLP
- a CDS encoding phasin-related domain-containing protein produces the protein MEKQIMDILNAGIGLFQSGKEGLDKAKTQLETTYNELVSKGALDNTEDSVKIRQSVDKILTDIKEFSSVAGKNYDETRSKIVDNYNKIAEEIKAKMPEGKIESVKAKINEVAESIKKTGAAKA
- a CDS encoding LBF_0142 family lipoprotein — encoded protein: MFRFHLSFISIFLFCISCSLADLRPPALQKEGLNPDLKKKGLSIITNPPVKELTPGNWKDYKQIQFVIKDVWHSKFVRFFTPIKDPEQRLRVYLDFEKDAMEVEFLGGEKKGLILGLVKKDTYQIAADTGKVFTGDDEVRVYLESLRLYLTLPWRLTEYPIVQYSGPIQKLGQDYEVVYFTSVQVGATPDTDQYVGYFEKTSGALEWMEFTYRELFSFYKGVIKYGYYEVWNDKQYPRRISILDKFEDSDFVHEIRIEKMEIPKQPMEEEDKVLELPE
- a CDS encoding energy transducer TonB, with amino-acid sequence MNGTVVTQKRSKRERIHRFIDRYRIETGLAISAFLQAIIILFWFTPHLETDSLDDLVEEVAFIDNVQIQEPSTDSKPTDGDFDLTDKEKEEKKEDPRIAGASDPIVSGATSPVDLSPNVRPEYTSEAKALGLTGTMTLEVIIGNTGEVLRVRSVGKQLGGGLEEEAVKVYRRKRFSPSILEGKAITVKVLVPIRFTLN
- a CDS encoding ExbD/TolR family protein, producing the protein MLRRKRVAPSVPVSSMADIAFLLLVFFMVTSVLDSDPDLPINLPDVPGGEQLNKKIANLYLTADEKRTVYFNSVKMELNEAMSEIRAKISTTPDLKVLIHADQDLTYEELDNVFETLREIGALKVSLVTKTTQGGGLKGK
- a CDS encoding ExbD/TolR family protein, whose amino-acid sequence is MIKLKKKQELEEISAASMSDIAFLLLVFFMVTAVFFVKEGLNISLPRKQSEPQPFLRKNVYEILVTQDRYKMRNTAFGTKEYSSLKEFRDDLNQMEIPDLKNKLALIVTTGDTKYAKMLDALSAVQLRGFEKISVRKKK